The Sorghum bicolor cultivar BTx623 chromosome 6, Sorghum_bicolor_NCBIv3, whole genome shotgun sequence genome contains the following window.
GTTTTCTACCTTGCTAATGCCTTTGGTGAAATGAATTTGCCGACTCTAAAAATAGAAATAGATGTGTCTAAGTTATTTAATACTAGCAACTTGTTTCGCATGGGTCTTATCCTCTCTGTGGTCCGATAGCGATGTGCGTCATTGAACTTTTGCATTAACTACAGGGGCGCAGAGTTTCCTTCAAGAATACGCTGATTGTCATGACATCAAATGTTGGTTCTACATCAATCTCAAGTGGAAGGAGGAGTATAGGTTTCTCGACACAAAAGGATACAGAGGAAACCACCTATGCTGTGATGAAGTCCCTTGTGATGGAAGAGCTGAAGGCATTTTTCCGGCCTGAATTGCTCAATAGATTGGATGAAGTGGTTGTATTCCGTCCTCTTGAAAAGACTCAGGTCTGTGGTTACACTTACTGTTTTGTTGATATTATGTGGATTTGAATATCATATCACTCATTCATGGAAGGTAGGAACAAAAAATGTTAGCTTAATACAATACACTTGCACCTAGAATAAATGTGCATCAATTTTTTTTCCATATGTAGTTCAAATGGGACAATTATACTCCCAacattttgcagatgatggctATTCTCAACCTAATTCTACAAGAAGTCAAGAGTAGGCTTCTAGCCCTTGGGATTGGCCTAGAGATATCAGATTCAATGAAGAACCTGATTTCTCAGCAAGGGTATGACAGAAGCTATGGCGCACGGCCACTTAGAAGAGCCGTTACTCAGCTGGTTGAGGATGTTATCAGTGAAGCAATTCTCTTTGGACAGTTCAAGCCTGGTGACACGATATTGATGGACACTGATGCCACAGGGAAGCCATGCTTGAGCCGGCTGAATGATCAGACCGTCCAATTGTCTGACCCCGCTCCAACAATGTGAACATCCCAGCACCCTGTGTATATAGTAGCAGCTTACACATTTATTCCGTACATAGGATCCCCATCTCAGCGTGTACATAACCTTCCAGTTGTTGGTTTCTCTCCACAATATTATAATGTAAATTTGATTCTTAAATCCAACTGTacataattttaattttatcaTTAAAAAGGCATACATTATTTACATTGGCCAGGTAAGGGTACATATAATTATGTATGCTCCAACATGTCAACCTAGCTGATGAATCTGAACTGCGATATGCTCAGCTTGATGTTAGCTAAAAAAACATACATTTAACTGTTGTTTAGAGGATTCCAATGTTGTAGGAAATTTTTTTCATATGCCTCCTTGGAAaaagaagaattgaaaccctacgtAATTGTTAGATTCCTACGGGATGCATGGAATTTCTGTATTTTTCATGTGATACATCTAAAGGCTACATTAGAAACTTCACTGCATTTCAAATTCCTGTTTCATACAACTCCAATCCGTGGTTCTTCTATCCGTACATTCAGAGAATCACATTTAATGCAGAAACTGATCAATCCATTTGAAATTCCAACATGTGTGCTTATGTTGATTCTAGCAGCTTGTGGCATATAATCAGGGCGCAGAGCATTAAGCAGGGCACAGCTTCCCAAAGGGCTTACCGGCTGAACGATACAGAACAGAACCAAACTATCATCCAGAAGCCACATAAAATGTGTGAATTGCAGTTTCCCTTCGATTGGCATGCCCCAAACTAGTAATGAAATCTTGATTGATCAGCATAAACCTTTGAGATTACAAAATTTTCCAAGAACAGAGTGATTTGCAAACACTTAAACGCAGAAAGATGCGTACATAATGACTAGAAAACATATACTAGTAGTACAACCAAATACTAGTTGTCACTGAATAGCTAAAATTAAACTTTTCTCCTGGCCTAATTTCTGCAActcaagggggggggggggggggggggggggggggggaagaacTGGCACCGCGGGGCGGGCAGTGCCGATCATTTAATTTGCTCTTGTCAGCTCTGGATCTCTGCAAAATGTATAAagatcaagaaaaggaaacacTAAATGCTAGAAAaccagaattttttttttgtcaatcaTTCCATACCTTTTAATGTGATCAAGAATGAGGAGTCTGGGACCAGGAGGGATCTTCACATCTCTGAGTGCACTGGCATGATAAATGTATATTTCAAATAAGCACAGCAACAGTTTTCTTTACCCTCAAATTGTTTTTCTGAGTTGAGCGAGAGAGACTATATGGACCAAATAATAATAAACTGCATAAATCCTAGATACTGCGGCACAAGCTGCAAAAGGATCCTAGATAAATAGCACAAACCTCAGGTTCCATTACCTCGTAATTTCACATCTTGTGCCACATAGCTCAGAATTATGTAATTTAGGGGTTTTAAAGAAAAACGTTTACCTGTCCGTAAGGAGGCCCAAGGTTTGATCAGTCAGGAGACCCTTCTTGAAGTTTTTCTCATAGTTCTGAAGGCCTAACTTTTGCAGCATGCTTCTTCCACGAGAATAGTATGTATCTTCACTCTTTGGCTGTGAAAACTTTTGACCGATCTACAAAACAGATCAAATTGGCAATGGTTAGAATGATCTACTCAAGAGTTGGGTGGCagtttataaagcagaaatttTGCTGCAGTACTACACAGGATACAGAAGGCAAGGACTGGTAACATTTCCAACACAGAGGAAACAACATCGACAAGACAAATGATCTACTCAAGAGTGGGTGGCagtttataaagcagaaatttTGCTGCAGTACTACACAGGATACAGAAGGCAAGGACTGGTAACATTTCCAACACAGAGGAAACAACATCGACAAGACAAATGATCTACTCAAGAGTGGGTGGCagtttataaagcagaaatttTGCTGCAGTACTACACAGGATACAGAAGGCAAGGACTGGTAACATTTCCAACACAGAGGAAACAACATCGACAAGACAAGACTTAATGAACAACGAAGCAATTAACATCAGCAATAGACATTCCCAGATTCTTACCATAAAAAAACCACCTTGAAATACAGCAAAAGCAACACCAGTTGTAATTGCATTAGCTACCGGATTTGGTGTCCCCATTCCACTCACGATGGAGAATAGAGCCCCGGAACCAAAAGCTGCTGCCATGCTACATGCAAAAGAGAAATCGTCAATCATGTAAAGCAAAAAAATGATCTATAACTGAGACAAACATCTAAACAAACCTGTTGAACATAACTGCAATAGTGCAATTTGAGCACAACGAGTTCAAATGGAATCAAATGTGCAATCTACTTTATTTTTCTTGAAGTTTAAGCTGAATGGATCAGTGCAGCATTGCTTAAAACAACAACCAAAAAAAACTTGTAAAGTACAAATTAGTAAGGTTAACTGTTAAGCTACTTGTCATTGACTACTGGAGGCAGGGAATAGAAGTAAGGTGTGTACTGTACAACATACATCAAGGCCATGGGACCTGCAACTATTCTTTTTGATAAATGGAACTCAAATATTAACAGAACAGTAAATTAAACAGAACCCAGAAACCCTTACCTGCCCTGGACATCCTCCACTCCTCTTATTCTTCTCATAACACAAGATATGCCTGCATTCGCACCAGTCATGACCGCAAAGTTTCGTGCTTGCACCAGGGGTCCACCGGCTAAAGCCTAGAATTCAAGTTTATACATTAGATAAATGCCCTAGATAAATTGCTTAAAGGAAGTGGACGCATGGGCGCGCCAGGGGTATGCACCTGTATGCCATGGAATACCCATGTTTTGGGAACAAAAACAAGTGTGTATACATATGTATAATGGTATAGCATGTTGGTATACTAAAAATGGCCCATAAGTCCAATAGAACAACTCGCAGTAGCAGCCCATGAAGTCAGAGACTCTAGAAAGGCAGAAAAAAACTAttgacatctctcaatgctccGTGCTCCTGTCCGTCGCTCCTATCGAGCCATCGACCGGAAGCAGAGGAAGTGGCCGGTGGTGCAGACTGGTGCACAGCAGCACCTCCTACTCTCTCCCTCAGCCCCCCTCGCCTCTCCTAGCTCTGCTCAGCTGCGCCTATTTGGCCCTAGTGGCCGGTGTCGAAGCCTGCTGGTAAAGGAGCTTGCGGCGGCCTGCAGCAGAGCAGCAGCTCCCCTTCGGGCTCTGACTGATCAGCACTCCCCCTCTGTCTCCGTCCCAGCTTCGGCTTGAAGAAGTTGCTAAAAAAAGTAGCTTCGGCTTGAAGAAGTTGCTAAAAAAAGTAGCTTCGGCTTGAAGAAATGTGAACACAAAACACCCCTAGATCCATTATGCTCATTCAAAAGTTCAGACTTCAGAGAGAATAaaaatttcacttttttttttgcattgtaTTTGTaattagatgaagaagaagggtgctATCTTATTTGCACTTTGCTTATTACTATTGCATATTGTACTTCGCTTATTTATTACTCATATTTGCGTCGGAAATTTTTTGAATGGAATACCCTGACGTGAAATCCTAGCTCCGCCACTACTGGATGGTATTTTCCTTCGTCTGTCCTAGATGCATGACAATTGCTTTTAGAAGCAATAGCCGATGTGTGCAAAGTAAAGGGATCCTCTGGGACACTTTGGCTTATAAATTGAAAGAAGAGCATTTGCCTTTTCTCCTTAAAGAAAAATGCCATCACATGCatagaaaaggaaaaagaagccATCTTGCTTTTGTTCTTGAATAAAGACCTAGAGTTTGCTTGCTCCCGGGGCAAACTAAAAATCTATCATCTCGACAAAAAGATGTCACAAACCCCTTTCGTATTTCATATCAGATATTATCAGTGCCCTATTACATATAAACAGTTACCAATTTCTTAAGATTCTAAACAAATTCATAATAACATTAGTTAAAACGATGTGTTTCGGCATCGTAGTTCAGATATCCATTGCCACCCAAAACTCTTCACATCAAAGCGAATTTTGTAGAAGTAGTAACATTCACTGCGAAATGGTTGCGCATGGGGACCGGGCCAGCAGTACCTGCGCTTGCTTGAAGGAGGCCAAGACCTTAGGGTCGGccccaggcggcggcggcggcacgggGAGCGCGGCcccgccgtcgggcgcgagCGTGCCCATGAGCCCGCCGAGCGCGGCGCCCTGCACGGCCCCGGCCACCGTGACCACCGCGGCCTCCACGTGGGTGGGCTGCTTCGCTAGCCACGCCCGCACGCCGGCCTCCAGCGACCTGACGCGGCCGGTCCACTCCGCCAGTGGGTTGGCCATGCCCATGCCCATGCCCCGCGCCGCTGCTACCTGCGACGATGAGGATGCCATCACCGTCAGCGGCCGTCGCTTCTGGTCCGCCCTCTCCATCTAGCCCGACCAAGAACTCTCGCCCCGCCTCTCCCCGGTGCTTCGAGGCGGTTGCGATGGAGGGGGAGGGTCTGGCCTGGCTGAGGGAGCAGCTGCAATGCTGCGTTATCCCCTCCTGGCTCCTGCCCTTGGATGCCCCGCCGCAGCTTTGTAGAGAGAGAGGTATAGGGAGGGAGGGAGTCAGGTGAGGGCGTTGCGAGCCCGTCGGCCTCGCCTGAGAATTGACTTTGTTCCGTTCCACTCCCACCAAACCACCACACCTCAAAGTTGCGAGTGTGGATCACATGGGCCGGTTTGTATGGGCCGGTGAGTCATGGGGCCGTGTGTTCAGACGGGGAACTAAAGAACAGCCCCCTTCACTGGTCAAAGGAAAAATGCTCATATTCCGGAGGCGGCTAATGGACGGTTAGTAATAGACTAATAGCTAATAGTATATAGACATAGTAGTAGGTAACTAAGATACCACAGCACTTTTGAAATGTAAGAACTTGTTtacatccaaaaagtttttagattttaaaactatagtactttcgtttttatttgataaacgatgtccaattatagagtaactaggcttaaaagattcgtctcgcgatttacaggcaaactgtgcaattagtttttattttcatctatatttaatgctccatgcatatgccgcaagattcgatatgacggagaatcttaaaattttttgacttttaaggtgaactaaacaaggcctaaggctaTAAGTTCACTCATTAGGATTAAAAAAATTCTAGCGTGTCCACCCATAAACTAAAGCGTTAGAAGTTTATAACATGCGGATCATAAAACAAAGAACCTTATGATGCAGTCTGCTAAAATCGGTTAGCCCAGTATGACAAATTGGGTGATCTTTGTTTTCTCGTGCTGCTCCGGAGTCCCAGATAAATATCATTGTTACATGGCGGTGGATAACTAGGTTTATAAGCAAACTAGTAAAGAGGTAAATATTACGCATAAGAGATGAAAAACGACTATTATACAAGAAAACTAACAAATAGCGCGAAAACTCTCGCTTAAGAGGGGCCGTTAGGGCATGGACATCCCCCGTGTGCCCTAGGTTTGCTATCAGGTCCATGACGCCATTTGTGGTCATGGAGATCAGTAGATGCACTGGCGGAGCTACGTTGGGGCCATGCTGGGCCCTGGCCCCCCCTGCATCCACATTTTTCTGAAGGAGCCCATATAATATTTAGCCCAAATCGTATAACACACGCACAGCTTGTTGTGTCCACGTCTCGACGACTCGGCGAGGGCGAGGCACAAGTGGCCGGTGGTGCTGAGGCAAATCTGCGAGTCAAGTCAACACCTCAAACACTGCGGCCCTCAGCAGGGCCATCCCGGAGAAAATGGAGGCCTTGTAGGAAACTAAAAAATGTGGCCTATTAGCCTAGAAAAAAATATAGTCAAATATATAAACCTATCCATAGCTCCTGCCTGAGATTTGACTAATTTCTCTAGTCTCTGTTTTTTCTTACGCTTTTTCCAACTCGATTCAAATTTTCTAGAATGATTTGTGGAAGACGTAGCTTTAATCTTTGAACACAACTCCAGTAGGTGTCTACTCTCTAGATGAAAGAaatcaaaaaataaaatttagTGATCGACCTACCACGCACCACTCATAGTTCGATGCTTTGCACTGTGCTTATGAATGAATTGAAAAAAGAATGATTAACAttaccttagagcatctccaaccattatgcatttgaagttatgcattttaggcaaattgtaaacccccaaatgaaaatggcaaggctaaaatcgggtgatctccaaccgttatgcaaaatgccaagtccatcatcttttttttctcgGAAATTTTGTTTCGTGGCACTCCTTCCCGCGCGGCCAATCgatcccgcgccaa
Protein-coding sequences here:
- the LOC8072071 gene encoding uncharacterized protein LOC8072071, whose product is MERADQKRRPLTVMASSSSQVAAARGMGMGMANPLAEWTGRVRSLEAGVRAWLAKQPTHVEAAVVTVAGAVQGAALGGLMGTLAPDGGAALPVPPPPPGADPKVLASFKQAQALAGGPLVQARNFAVMTGANAGISCVMRRIRGVEDVQGSMAAAFGSGALFSIVSGMGTPNPVANAITTGVAFAVFQGGFFMIGQKFSQPKSEDTYYSRGRSMLQKLGLQNYEKNFKKGLLTDQTLGLLTDSALRDVKIPPGPRLLILDHIKRDPELTRAN